In Geobacter anodireducens, a genomic segment contains:
- a CDS encoding 30S ribosomal protein S21, translating to MPGVKVKETESFELALKKFKKQCEKAGILSEVRKREHYEKPSIKRKKKAIAARKRAMKKQRKMMD from the coding sequence ATGCCGGGAGTAAAGGTCAAGGAAACTGAATCATTCGAGCTCGCGCTGAAGAAGTTCAAGAAGCAGTGCGAAAAGGCGGGAATCCTCTCCGAGGTCCGCAAGCGCGAGCACTATGAGAAGCCGAGTATCAAGAGAAAGAAAAAGGCCATTGCCGCGCGCAAGCGTGCGATGAAAAAACAGCGCAAGATGATGGACTAG
- a CDS encoding DNA primase, with product MSNIPDDKIREIRERAPILEVVSDYVSLRKSGANYQGLCPFHGEKTPSFNVNPARGIFHCFGCGVGGNAITFVMKMEGLSFPEAVKFLGKRVGVEIADRPVTAAEKRRQDEREELYGIMDLAARLYRESLERSEEAGTARRYLEARGVDRETSEAYRLGFAPDRWDYLSRHLQHRKVSMELAERLGLVRRREGGGYFDIFRNRLLFAIADIHGRTIGFGGRVLDDSLPKYINSPESPIYHKSDVLFGVHLAKGALREQGSAIVVEGYFDHLALYQAGVRNVVATCGTALTEGHVKLLRRYAGKAYTLFDADSAGRKATVRAIDLFLAENFPAHVVELTQGEDPDSFVKKEGADAFRARLAKARPAFDFLFRDLLGQVNAGTVEGKVKVADELAPRLAKLVNPIERELYVKEIARVLGIDVRSLLRTPGGTAGARPAPLLRPPAERRPRGAGPEEMLLALMARSGEVADRVRRGEAAGLFRPELAPVADAILERHSRRAEIDWGELLELVASPEEKGRIAAFLVNDEHLVDVDVHKAFDQCRQALERGGLKRLKELARELAAADPDTPRYRELLAEIEALRNRKSQLS from the coding sequence ATGTCAAACATCCCCGACGATAAGATCAGGGAGATCCGCGAGCGAGCGCCGATTCTTGAGGTGGTCTCGGATTATGTGAGCCTCCGGAAATCGGGTGCCAATTACCAGGGACTCTGTCCGTTCCACGGCGAGAAGACCCCCTCCTTCAACGTGAATCCGGCCCGGGGGATCTTTCACTGTTTCGGTTGCGGCGTTGGCGGGAATGCCATCACCTTTGTCATGAAGATGGAGGGGCTGTCGTTTCCCGAAGCGGTCAAGTTCCTGGGCAAGCGGGTCGGCGTCGAAATCGCGGACCGTCCCGTTACCGCGGCAGAGAAACGGCGGCAGGACGAACGCGAAGAGCTCTACGGGATCATGGACCTGGCTGCCAGGCTCTATCGCGAGTCCCTGGAACGAAGCGAAGAGGCCGGCACGGCTCGCCGCTATCTTGAAGCGCGCGGTGTGGACCGGGAGACGTCCGAGGCGTACCGTCTCGGGTTCGCGCCGGACCGGTGGGATTATCTCTCACGGCACCTGCAGCACCGCAAGGTTTCCATGGAGCTGGCGGAGCGGCTGGGGCTCGTGCGGCGGCGCGAGGGGGGCGGCTACTTCGACATCTTCCGCAACCGTCTCCTGTTTGCAATTGCCGATATTCACGGACGCACGATCGGATTTGGCGGCAGAGTCCTGGACGACTCGCTGCCCAAATACATTAACTCGCCCGAGTCGCCCATCTATCACAAGAGCGATGTGCTCTTCGGCGTCCACCTGGCAAAAGGCGCCCTGCGGGAGCAGGGCAGCGCCATTGTCGTTGAGGGGTATTTCGACCATCTCGCCCTCTATCAGGCCGGGGTACGGAACGTGGTCGCCACCTGCGGCACGGCCCTGACCGAAGGTCACGTGAAGCTTCTGCGGCGCTACGCCGGGAAAGCCTACACCCTGTTCGACGCGGATAGTGCCGGGCGCAAGGCGACCGTGCGGGCGATCGACCTCTTTCTCGCGGAGAACTTCCCGGCCCACGTGGTGGAGTTGACCCAGGGGGAAGACCCGGACAGTTTCGTCAAGAAGGAAGGGGCGGACGCCTTTCGGGCACGGCTCGCCAAGGCGCGGCCGGCCTTTGACTTCCTCTTCCGCGACCTGCTCGGGCAGGTGAATGCGGGCACGGTGGAGGGAAAGGTGAAGGTGGCGGACGAACTGGCGCCTCGCCTGGCAAAGCTCGTCAATCCCATCGAGCGGGAACTTTACGTGAAGGAGATCGCGCGGGTTCTGGGCATTGATGTCCGTTCCCTGCTGCGCACGCCGGGCGGAACCGCCGGAGCGCGCCCTGCCCCGCTCCTCCGCCCGCCAGCGGAGCGCCGGCCCCGCGGCGCGGGACCCGAGGAGATGCTGCTTGCCCTCATGGCGCGATCCGGTGAAGTGGCGGACCGGGTCCGCCGCGGTGAGGCCGCGGGGCTTTTCCGCCCCGAGCTTGCTCCCGTTGCCGATGCCATACTTGAGCGGCACAGTCGGCGGGCGGAGATCGACTGGGGGGAGCTTCTCGAACTGGTTGCATCCCCTGAGGAAAAGGGACGCATCGCGGCGTTCCTCGTCAACGACGAGCATCTTGTGGACGTTGATGTTCATAAGGCCTTTGACCAGTGCCGCCAGGCCCTGGAGCGGGGTGGCCTCAAACGGCTCAAGGAGCTGGCCAGAGAGCTGGCCGCGGCTGATCCGGACACCCCCCGGTACCGGGAACTGCTCGCTGAGATAGAGGCCTTGCGAAACAGGAAATCGCAGTTATCTTAA
- a CDS encoding glutamyl-tRNA amidotransferase: protein MLRDRLNEEMKEAMKARDEVRLSAIRLVRSSVKNREIEARRELSEQEVTEVVSSLVKQRRESIRMFGEAGRTDLVEKEERELRVLLGFLPQQLTREEIKGLVASVITETGAQSVKDMGRVMKALMPHVAGRADGSLVSAIVKEQLA, encoded by the coding sequence ATGTTGAGGGACCGCCTGAACGAGGAGATGAAGGAGGCCATGAAGGCCAGGGACGAGGTTCGCCTGTCCGCCATCCGTCTCGTTCGCTCTTCGGTGAAAAACCGCGAGATCGAGGCGCGGCGCGAACTCTCCGAACAAGAAGTGACAGAAGTCGTTTCATCCCTCGTCAAGCAACGCCGGGAATCGATCCGCATGTTCGGCGAGGCCGGACGTACCGATCTGGTGGAAAAAGAGGAGCGGGAGCTTCGGGTACTGCTCGGCTTTCTTCCCCAACAGCTCACCCGGGAAGAGATCAAGGGGCTGGTGGCCTCGGTCATTACAGAGACCGGCGCCCAGAGTGTCAAAGACATGGGACGGGTAATGAAGGCACTCATGCCCCACGTGGCCGGCAGGGCTGACGGATCGCTGGTCAGTGCCATCGTCAAGGAACAACTTGCCTAG